Within Terriglobia bacterium, the genomic segment TCAGTGTCGTGCTGGGAACCGGGGACGTGTGGTCGATCCTGATCATATCGGCCCTGACACTGATTTACACGTTCGAAGGGGGCCTCACGGCCGTCATCTGGACCGATGTGGTCCAGCTCTTCATTTATATCGGCGGCACGCTGGTTTCGTTCTTCGTGATCCTGAGCTTGATCCCCGGCGGCTGGCCCGGCGTCATGGCCAATGCCGGGCACAAGATGGTCCTGTGGAACTTCTCTTTCGACTATCACATCACCTACACTTTCTGGGCCGGAGTCATCGGCGGCGCCTTTCTCAACACGGCAAGCCACGGCGTGGACCAGTTGATCGTGCAGCGCCTGCTCGCCGCCCGGAACAAGCGCGAAAGCAGGCTGGCGCTCCTGGGCAGCGGCCTGCTCGTCTTCTTCCAGTTCGCGCTTTTTTTGATTGTCGGCGTCATGCTATTCAGCTTTTTTCTGTATCACCCGGAGGAAACCGTCCCGGCGGTTCGCGACCGCATCTTCCCTTCCTTTGTTGTCCGGCACCTGCCGCACGGCGTGTCCGGGCTCATGATCGCCGCGATTTTCGCCGCCGCCATGTCCAACTTGAGCAGCGCCCTCAACTCGCTGGCCTCGACGACCGTGGTGGATTTCTATCGGCCGTTCCTGAAGAAAGGCGCCACTGCGGCCGAGCAGGTGCGCTTTTCGCGCTGGATGACCGTGCTCTGGGGCGTGGTCCTGGTCGGGCTTGCGGTGATGTCGCGCAAGGTCCAATCGGTCCTCGAGGCGGGGCTGACCATCGCGGGAATCACGTATGGCAGCATGCTGGGCGTGTTTCTCCTGGGCGTGCTGACGAAAGAGGCCAATGAAAAGGGCTCGATCGTGGGCATGGCCACAGGGCTCGCGACGATGCTGGCGGTGTGGAAATTCAGCACCATTCCCTACACCTGGTACGTGCTCATCGGCACCGTCATCACCTTCGCGGTGGGCTATGCCGCCAGCCTGCTCTTCAAGCGCGCGGAAGCCCAGGCGTAAAGCCTACGGGCTGCGCACCGCGCCGCTCCCGGTTGCCTTCGCGCCGTTGAAGTAGCCGCGGGTGGCAGATACCACCAGGGGCGCCAATACAAGCAACCCGATCAGGTTGGGGAAAATCTGGAGGCCGTTCATAGTGTCGGCATAGTCCCAAACGGTCTTCACCTCGGTGACGGCGCCCACGAATATCAGACCGCAATAGATCCAGGCGTAGATCTTGAGGACGTTGGACCGGAAAATGTACCCGAAGCAGAGTTCCCCGTAATACGCCCACCCCACAAGATTGGAGTAACCAAACAGAAAGGAGCTCACGGCCACCATCCAGCCTCCCGCGACCGGGATGCTGGTATTGAAGGCCGACGCCACCAAGGGGGTGCTCAGGGCACCGCTGGTCCACTTCCCTGTGATGGTGACCACGAGGGCAGTCATCGTGCAGGTGATGAAGGTGATGACGAAAACATCCACCGTTGCGATCAATCCCTGGCGCACCGGGCTGCGGCTGCGGGCCGCGCCGTAGGCCATGCCGGCAGTCCCGAGCCCTGCTTCATTGGCATAGAGTCCGCGCGCGGCGCCCAGCCGGGCCGCATCGATCACACGGGCTCCGACGAACCCGCCGATGGCGGCCGCCGGGGTGAAGGCGCTCTCCAGAATCAGGGCCACGGTCTGGGGCAGCAGGTGGGCGTGCGCGAGGATGACGTAAAGACAACCGCCTACGTATAGGGTCACCTTGACTGGGACCAGCTTTTCGGCAAAGCGGGCGATGCTCTTGATGCCCCCGATGACGACCAGCCAGACGCCCACGGCGATGGCCGCCCCGGAGAGCCATCTCGGGATTTGAAACTCGGTGTTGAGCACCAATGCCATCGAGTTGGTTTGAGCCAGCGGCCCGGTGGTCATGGCGGCCATTCCGGCCAGAAAGGCAAACACCCATGCGAGCACCGGCGACCGGACGCCATTCTTCAGGTAGTACATGGGGCCGCCCGCCATGCTGCCGTCCGGAAGTCGCTCGCGCAACTTCAGCCCGAGAACTGCCTCGCTGTACTTGGTCGCCATGGCAAACAGGCCGCTGGCCCACATCCAGAAAATGGCGCCCGGCCCGCCTATGGCAATGGCAGTGGCCACGCCGGCAATGTTGCCGTTTCCGATGGCGCCGGCGAGCATCGTCATCATCGACTGCCAGGGCGAGATGTCGCCCTGGAGTGCGGCGCCGTCCTGCCGGGCTTCAGCCCGGGCGGCGGCACTCTGGAAGGCGAATTGCCAGCCCCATTTGAACTTTCGCAGGTGTGCAAACCTGAGGCGGAAGGAAAGGTAAATGCCGGTGCCCATCAACAGGATGATCGTCGGCGGCCCCCACACCCACGCAGCTGCCAGTGCCCAGAACTCGCGCATCTGATCTACCCGGCCGCCTTTATGATGCTACGACGATGCAATCTCTCTCCGATCACCTGGTTTCCCTGCAGGACTCGCACTTCGAACAGCAGCCTGCGGCCATCGGCTTCGAGCAGCCTGGCGCAGGCCGTCACCTCGGTCCCGAGCAACGCCGGAGCCTCATGTCTTACATGCACCTCATAACGCATCACTTGCATTCAGCGGTTGTATTTTGGCGCGGCGCCGCGCAGTTTTTCCCAGACGACAGTGCATTCCTTGAGCACGTCAGCTGTTAGCACGGGGCCCTCGCAGGCCTTGAGGTTTTCTTCGAGCTGTCCGATACCGGAGGCTCCGAGCAGCACAGAATCAACCGCCGGCTGCATCAGGAGCCAGCGAAAAGCGAGTGCAATCGTCGACATCCCTGCCCGGTTTGCGATCGCGGACACTTCATGTTGGGCGTCAAAGTAGGAGGAATGCCAATACCGGTCCTGATATATCTTGTTGCTGTCAAAACGCGTGCCGGCAGCCGGCGGCTTCTCCTGCAGGTGCTTTCCGGTGAGAAGCCCACCGGCGAGCGGATTGTAAACCACGACGGCAATACCGTACTCCTTGCAGCAGGCCAGGTAGTCCTGCTCAATACCCCGCGCCAGCAGGTTGTACATGGGCTGAGAGACGGTCGGGGGAGCGAAACCATGATTCTCACAGTACCAGAGCATCTGAACCAACTGCCACGAAGCGTAGTTGGACACCGCAGGGTAACGGACTTTCCCTTCTCTCACCAACTCGTCCATTGCGTCGAGGGTTTCTTCGATGCGCGTATCCCAGTCGGGAGCGTGCAGGTAGTAGAGGTCGACGTATTCCGTGCCCAGGCGTTTGAGGCTGGCCTCAATGGCTTGGCGTATCGCGGGACGCTTGAGGCCGGCATCGTCCGGTTCCTCCCCCATCTTGCCTCGCACCTTGGTAGCCAACACTGCTTTGTGCCGCCGCCCGCGCAGCGCTTTCCCTAGAATAATCTCGGATTTC encodes:
- a CDS encoding aldo/keto reductase — protein: MQAMEFRTLGKTDLKVSRLAMGAMTFGGQAPEAEAILMVDRCLEHGINFFDTANVYNQGKSEIILGKALRGRRHKAVLATKVRGKMGEEPDDAGLKRPAIRQAIEASLKRLGTEYVDLYYLHAPDWDTRIEETLDAMDELVREGKVRYPAVSNYASWQLVQMLWYCENHGFAPPTVSQPMYNLLARGIEQDYLACCKEYGIAVVVYNPLAGGLLTGKHLQEKPPAAGTRFDSNKIYQDRYWHSSYFDAQHEVSAIANRAGMSTIALAFRWLLMQPAVDSVLLGASGIGQLEENLKACEGPVLTADVLKECTVVWEKLRGAAPKYNR
- a CDS encoding sodium:alanine symporter family protein, with protein sequence MREFWALAAAWVWGPPTIILLMGTGIYLSFRLRFAHLRKFKWGWQFAFQSAAARAEARQDGAALQGDISPWQSMMTMLAGAIGNGNIAGVATAIAIGGPGAIFWMWASGLFAMATKYSEAVLGLKLRERLPDGSMAGGPMYYLKNGVRSPVLAWVFAFLAGMAAMTTGPLAQTNSMALVLNTEFQIPRWLSGAAIAVGVWLVVIGGIKSIARFAEKLVPVKVTLYVGGCLYVILAHAHLLPQTVALILESAFTPAAAIGGFVGARVIDAARLGAARGLYANEAGLGTAGMAYGAARSRSPVRQGLIATVDVFVITFITCTMTALVVTITGKWTSGALSTPLVASAFNTSIPVAGGWMVAVSSFLFGYSNLVGWAYYGELCFGYIFRSNVLKIYAWIYCGLIFVGAVTEVKTVWDYADTMNGLQIFPNLIGLLVLAPLVVSATRGYFNGAKATGSGAVRSP
- a CDS encoding sodium:solute symporter; the protein is MGDALRLNWLDGLIVVFYLAAITLFGVSFRKKQRSLHTYFLGGQDIPAWALSLSIVATETSTLTIIGTPAIAFGGDLSFLQLVMGYLVGRVFICLVLIPAYFKGQMYTAYELMQRRFGSTIKHATASMFLITRALAEGVRVFAIATVVSVVLGTGDVWSILIISALTLIYTFEGGLTAVIWTDVVQLFIYIGGTLVSFFVILSLIPGGWPGVMANAGHKMVLWNFSFDYHITYTFWAGVIGGAFLNTASHGVDQLIVQRLLAARNKRESRLALLGSGLLVFFQFALFLIVGVMLFSFFLYHPEETVPAVRDRIFPSFVVRHLPHGVSGLMIAAIFAAAMSNLSSALNSLASTTVVDFYRPFLKKGATAAEQVRFSRWMTVLWGVVLVGLAVMSRKVQSVLEAGLTIAGITYGSMLGVFLLGVLTKEANEKGSIVGMATGLATMLAVWKFSTIPYTWYVLIGTVITFAVGYAASLLFKRAEAQA